CCTTGAGTTCAGTTATCTGTCGCGGACAGCGCATCCTTTGTAGGCGCGCGCTTGCCCGCGATGTGCGATTTTCCTGTGACGTGGATATCGCTGACCCGACGCTATCGCGGGCAAGCGCGCTCCTACAGGTGTTGCGGGCAATCAAAGATCACCCATCACCCGTCCGGCGAACCCAAACACCCGCCGCGCACCCGCCAGGTCCACCAGTTCCACATCCCGCGATTGCCCCGGCTCAAAGCGCACCGCCGTGCCCGCAGGGATGTTCAGGCGCATGCCACGGCTGGCGGGGCGGTCGAACGTGAGGGCGTC
The DNA window shown above is from Pseudomonas sp. BSw22131 and carries:
- a CDS encoding urease subunit beta, producing the protein MIPGQYQIQPGDIELNAGRRTLTLNVANSGDRPIQVGSHFHFFETNDALTFDRPASRGMRLNIPAGTAVRFEPGQSRDVELVDLAGARRVFGFAGRVMGDL